The following are encoded in a window of Salvelinus fontinalis isolate EN_2023a chromosome 40, ASM2944872v1, whole genome shotgun sequence genomic DNA:
- the LOC129839591 gene encoding uncharacterized protein LOC129839591, producing the protein MDISQDSQTFTQILRDITELEPVVGSPEQIVYIPTPTLNCTEIPPRTGAIGSLHGFCEGYAYETIVPYSQDVFTQKPQTETLNGLSTPLTQDRWTPPIKHQRTIRAQIHRSASPEQYYWEGIHETALQGQGSQATDQADAIIRVAQRHVPEFSELLQNSPLQKSRDSSPAYKDLQEATHLDPEEAPKTPVTRTAKPDDFKVLNDISEVDDLMFCEVANLIEAANSGAAKASCEIDQAVLFKAFTQGLKSRKALLQRRMGILFEHQYNQDVSFWRRELPRMLNNSRVKTSKYLR; encoded by the exons ATGGATATTTCTCAAG ATTCTCAAACCTTCACTCAGATTCTCCGAGATATAACTGAACTCGAACCGGTCGTAGGGTCTCCGGAACAAATTGTTTACATCCCAACGCCGACCCTGAATTGTA CGGAAATACCTCCTAGAACGGGTGCCATAGGGAGTCTACACGGTTTCTGTGAAGGATATGCCTACGAGACAATTGTGCCCTACTCCCAGGATGTATTTACACAGAAGCCGCAAACAGAGACTTTAAACGGCCTGTCAACTCCCCTGACCCAGGACCGCTGGACGCCCCCTATTAAACACCAACGGACAATCAGGGCCCAGATCCACAGGTCCGCTTCACCCGAACAATACTACTGGGAGGGTATTCACGAGACAGCGTTACAAGGACAAG gctcacaagctacagaccaggcagatgCTATAATTAGGGTTGCCCAAAGACATGTTCCCGAGTTCTCAGAGCTTCTTCAGAACAGCCCTCTTCAAAAAAGCCGAG ACTCCTCGCCTGCTTATAAAGACCTCCAAGAAGCTACACATCTAGATCCCGAGGAGGCGCCAAAGACCCCAGTCACCAGAACAGCGAAGCCTGatgatttcaaagttttaaatGACATTTCTGAGGTAGACGATTTGATGTTCTGTGAAGTGGCCAACCTTATTGAAGCGGCCAATTCTGGTGCGGCAAAAGCCTCTTGTGAAATAGACCAAGCCGTGCTTTTCAAGGCTTTTACACAGGGTTTAAAATCACGAAAGGCTTTACTTCAACGTCGTATGGGTATTCTATTCGAACATCAATACAATCAGGATGTGTCATTCTGGCGTAGAGAGCTTCCCCGCATGTTAAACAACAGTAGGGTTAAAACAAGCAAATACCTCCGTTAA